In Brassica napus cultivar Da-Ae chromosome A3, Da-Ae, whole genome shotgun sequence, the sequence TGTACTGATTATCTGAGGAGTTAACAAAAGTCCTTTACAGGTAGTGGAATGATTGAAGTGAAGATAAGTAAGTCTTCAAGTTATTATGTGGCTGTGGCTAACTCCAACGTGAAGGACGTAGAGGTAATGATGACTTAGgaataagttttgtttttatttctgttttgtttcttcttgctCATGTCCACTTTGTTTACTTgagatgttttttttgttcaggtGGAACTGGATATTGATGTGAGGGCTATCTTGTATGATACTAAACAATCATTCTACAAGTGTACCTTCAGCAACGGAGAGTGCACATTCAATGCAATGTCTCTTGTTGGAAACTCTATTGTCTTAACTTCACCAGCACCAACACAggtatgcattcacaaggaaacaCACCCACAGAATCTCTATATATTACATGCTCAATTCTCATTACCTCTGAGCTTAGGGAGCATCAGTTGAAGAAGAATGGTGTATCAGGTTCTCATATCAACCTAGATGGACTTCTTATGTAGTCGGCACAGGttgaatatttttcaattattttaaagcaATTTataatcagatttttttttttttttttagtcagATTTGAGCATTGagaaagtttctatttttagGTTTGGTGACTTGCTTCATGCTGGTAGCTATACAACTCTGGAAAAGGTTACAGTGTGATGGTGAAGAGATAGATCAAACCCAAAATGATTCAGCGAGAACACGACTACTTGTAAACAAAGATGAAGATGGTTCAAGCATGGGTTCGTCTAATGAGTCTTTTGCAGCAGATGATGCTGATCTTGAAGACTTTACGGGTAATGAGGGTGAAGCAAGTAATAGCACTAGACGTCTATGTGCCATTTGTTTTGATGCTAAACGAGATTGCTTTTTCCTCCCCTGTGGCCATTGCGTCTCTTGTTATCAGTGTGGAACAAAGTAAGTTTTTCTCAAACTAATATGTCTCTCAGCATGAGCTAATATATTATACAActgtatatatatcaaatccACTGGatcaagaaaaatgttgttaattATCGTATTGAGATTGATCCAAATATGTGCACAGGATAGCAGAAGCTGCTGGGAGTTGTCCAGTCTgtagaaggacgatgaagaaggtGAAGCGAATTTATACAGTATAAGATGTAATGTTCAAGAAATTGGTAGATGGTAATTATGCATTTTATAGGAGATTAGTGTCTGTGCGGGGTACCGCATTGACTGATTTTAATcgtttttagaaaaataaaccgTTTTTTTTTACTGACGACTAGGCGTTACATAGACCGACTGTTAGAACGATAAGGTGTATCAGTCAACATAAAGTTGGATCGATATAGAGTTAACAATAAATATTATTGATTATTGACATGGCTTAGTTATTTCTCTGTATTATTCAACAAGATGGCTAAGAGCATTTTCAATGTACCTCtctgtattttcttttaaaataaaaatctttattATAGAGTTAGTTTTGTTCCAGTGTATGATTCTAGAATAgagttttcttttatttgtttacatAAACAGTTAGGTATGAACATTTGGGTATCCATTCAGATTCAGATAAGTATAGTTTTTTTGGCTGATTATTTCCGGACTGTGTGATTATTTTCTAGtaataaaatgaatatttatatatttatacaattaatGATTGTGCTGTTTCAGCTTATCGTTTGCCAAAATGTGCTGATTTGGTCTGCAATCATCTTGCTTAACTTTGGCCTCTCTTGCTGGCCGGACGGCCTTCTGGTTTATCAAATCGGAACCGGTTTAAGTCTTGTTACAAATCGCTCCGGTATAATTTAGAAGGAATAGGGTCGGTCCATATGGTTCGGTTCGATATCTTTTCAGATTTTCTTTTCTGACAAACAAATAGGCTGAAGTCTCAATCTAATATGGTTAAGCTAAGAGTGATTCAGAAGTTGTGAGTTATTGCTCTCTATGAAATGTTTTCCTTCTCTCTTTAGTGGTGTTCATTCATTTCAGTTATGATTAAACAAATACGtaccaaaacaaaattttcacctAGTTTAATTCCAAATTTTCGAACCAGGCCGATTAAAATGCATGATTTTTTAACCATACGACCACTGCCAAAGTATCTCAGTGTCGTCGCCGTAAAAAGCCATTTTAGACCTTGAAACTCTTGTCGTGCTCCTCCGCCACCTAGAAACCAATGGGAACACTTAATCAAATGTTtgcttttgttctttttttctttatcaaatgTTTGCTTTTGTTCTTGTTGACATTTTCCAAACCAAACTTGATATTGCTTTTAGAATTTAATTAAACCGTTCTATACCAAATCAGTGATTGTATTCAGATATATTATTCAAACCGGCCGGTTTAAAATGCATGATTAAATAATCACCTAAGCCTTGTTTGGAAACTCGCTAGGCGCTCACGTGCAGTGCATCCGGGCTTAGCGATTTATTGAAAAAGCAGAAAAAATTAGAAAGTACTAGGAGatgaattttttgtatttatattataatactcTATTTACACGTATATTACCAATTTTTAtgcataataaatatttttcttacacatacataatatatatttataatatacattgtttttttctgaataacaattttctataacttttagccaatagaaatgcaataaacaccatttttttttgaaacttacaatttttcattaaataatacattgaaaaggtaaaaaatgtatctttttgaaataattttttttctataatgtgGATtttttgaaacggagggagtatggcTGAGATCAGTTGCTGGAAATATCTACGAGCCGCGTCCTCCTGGAGCTTGcctgtaacatcccgagttgtgatatgtgaaaaggcttaagagaattgatttggctacctatgtcaccaaagttgacttaccttttccggagcacatcctgaaagaactccagagttaagcgtgcttgagctcgagtagtggaaggatgggtgacctatcgggaagtgattcgcgatagcgtgcgagtgaggccaaagcacgggaaaatgtcgggtggtgattgcagggtcagtaaacaatgatttcgagcccttgaaaaattaacggaccggccgtcagacgggatggggcccacgggccgagagagcgggcgtgggtggcccattagccgtgggcgggtcggggcgttataagtggtatcagagctggttagccatctcagttctgacctgagaggcgtcttgagacctgtcgtgggccgcaacgaggacgttgcgttctttgagagggggtgaattgtaacatcccgagttgtgatatgtgaaaaggcttaagagaattgatttggctacctatgtcaccaaaattgacttaccttttccggagcacatcctgaaagaactccagagttaagcgtgcttgagctggagtagtggaaggatgggtgacctatcgggaagtgattcgcgatagcgtgcgagtgaggccaaagcacgggaaaatgtcgggtggtgattgcagggtcagtaaacaatgatttcgagcccttgaaaaattaacggaccggccgtcagacgggatggggcccacgggccgagagagcgggcgtgggtggcccattagccgtggacgGGTCGGGGCGTTATATTGCCTTTGGAGATTTTGGACGAGGAAGATCTTCGTCTTCGTGGCCATGACTTTTTTTAGCTCAACGATCGATGTTGGGGTGACTAACGAGCTTCATGATCGCGTTTTGATTTGTTCTATCATGCCTTGTCTCTTAAGCACTTGATCCTTGTTGATGACTCTGATTGCGACGCCGATGATCTCTTTGCCCTAGTAGACCTTCGCAAAGGTTCCTTTGCCTAAAAAAGCCTTCCCATCCATCAACAGAACTCGCCCTTCTTCCTCCATTGATATATTATAAGTTGTGTACGTACGAACAATGGAATGAAAAGTGATATAATTAGAGTGAACCGAGGATGATTAAGAGAAGTTGTTGTTGATCCATGAGAAATTGAGATTATGATAATCTTACTCACAGCTGAACAAGTGTAATTTCATGTTCACCATTTGGAGGTGAGAAAGTAAAGAGATGGCGATGATAAATTGATAGAATATAGCTcttatagtaaaaaaaaagttgtgaatatataaatttttcttgttaaactCATTTGAAGTTaataatttcatataaatatgaagTTAACTTTTAAGATAATATTTACCTTTGGTAGTTTATTcttatgctgatttttattttatttttacatacatTATTCtctgaaatttttgttttcaaagaaaACTTGTGTTCTTTAAAGCATTTTTATCCGTCTCCgttcattaaaattttatgttgaaTTTGTCAAAAACATAGTTTATCTATCAAGTTAATTCTActtattaatgaaattatttattatcttaactttgaatttttattttattttaaaataaataaattttgaaaattatttttatatattaaattaaagttGCTGATTTAGAATattcttattaatattttaattttatggtaacactttaaataatatatagcaCCAGTTTTGTAAATTATATGTGCTTTAAATTC encodes:
- the LOC106438161 gene encoding E3 ubiquitin-protein ligase APD1-like isoform X1 — its product is MDSAPPPLLPSVSSSSSSNTEEEDVNQEFDPRFDHRYAGDLNRPDLGTASVAGVEQRVSCFAVVIIFWFFVSMAMIVGVYGPRNVWIGPNSSILIEPNTIFVQSVKVKELDDSKSGLELFGFYTSPPLDVVVNWSESRLASVSHNSYKEWPYYLNKGASLNISYRVKPEGRSLRLVVDEGTDSYQLLEEHASQNTALSWNLIRGSGMIEVKISKSSSYYVAVANSNVKDVEVELDIDVRAILYDTKQSFYKCTFSNGECTFNAMSLVGNSIVLTSPAPTQGASVEEEWCIRFSYQPRWTSYVVGTGLVTCFMLVAIQLWKRLQCDGEEIDQTQNDSARTRLLVNKDEDGSSMGSSNESFAADDADLEDFTGNEGEASNSTRRLCAICFDAKRDCFFLPCGHCVSCYQCGTKIAEAAGSCPVCRRTMKKVKRIYTV
- the LOC106438161 gene encoding E3 ubiquitin-protein ligase APD1-like isoform X2, translating into MDPPPPHTFSGDLNRPDLGTASVAGVEQRVSCFAVVIIFWFFVSMAMIVGVYGPRNVWIGPNSSILIEPNTIFVQSVKVKELDDSKSGLELFGFYTSPPLDVVVNWSESRLASVSHNSYKEWPYYLNKGASLNISYRVKPEGRSLRLVVDEGTDSYQLLEEHASQNTALSWNLIRGSGMIEVKISKSSSYYVAVANSNVKDVEVELDIDVRAILYDTKQSFYKCTFSNGECTFNAMSLVGNSIVLTSPAPTQGASVEEEWCIRFSYQPRWTSYVVGTGLVTCFMLVAIQLWKRLQCDGEEIDQTQNDSARTRLLVNKDEDGSSMGSSNESFAADDADLEDFTGNEGEASNSTRRLCAICFDAKRDCFFLPCGHCVSCYQCGTKIAEAAGSCPVCRRTMKKVKRIYTV